A stretch of Aedes aegypti strain LVP_AGWG chromosome 2, AaegL5.0 Primary Assembly, whole genome shotgun sequence DNA encodes these proteins:
- the LOC5565756 gene encoding probable ribosome production factor 1: MSSDSGSDSDMEAPQQKQEQPQKRKRLQDYLDEKAAREAAERAEMELRKRRRSGLDDEEEVGEVSYPVINPINFIKNKEIRSKKFKRLQGSKKKEEKAARKARKLEGGPKTTGHTIESLREKDQTSLANVTEDDNEEIANDLENDEFNEYYKKTYEPKVLITYSATPHTRTRKFAAELERILPNSLVHARNKARLKNVCKSAIREEFTDLIVINENKKQPEGLLVIHLPEGPTAHFKISNFKSLKDLKKRPSNITSHRPEVILTNFSTRLGLTIGRMLGALFHYEPEFKGRRVATFHNQRDYIFFRHHLYEFDKNGKRVKLRELGPRFTLKLRSLQQGLFDSKCGDYEWMITNKRHQMESRRRFFL; this comes from the coding sequence ATGTCCAGCGACAGCGGTAGCGATTCCGACATGGAAGCACCCCAACAGAAGCAGGAACAGCCCCAAAAACGCAAACGGCTGCAGGACTACTTGGACGAGAAGGCGGCTCGGGAAGCAGCAGAACGTGCCGAAATGGAATTGAGGAAACGCCGGAGGAGCGGATTAGACGATGAGGAAGAAGTGGGCGAAGTAAGTTATCCCGTTATTAATCCGATAAATTTCATTAAGAACAAAGAGATCCGGTCGAAAAAATTCAAACGACTCCAAGGGTCCAAGAAAAAAGAGGAAAAAGCCGCTAGGAAGGCCCGGAAATTGGAAGGGGGTCCAAAAACTACCGGGCATACCATCGAAAGCTTGCGGGAAAAGGATCAGACCTCGTTGGCCAATGTCACGGAAGACGACAACGAGGAAATTGCAAACGATTTGGAGAACGATGAATTCAACGAGTACTACAAGAAAACGTACGAACCGAAAGTGCTGATTACGTACAGCGCAACGCCCCATACGAGGACCCGGAAATTTGCCGCAGAACTGGAAAGGATACTGCCGAATTCCCTTGTTCACGCTAGAAACAAGGCGCGGCTGAAAAATGTCTGCAAAAGCGCCATTCGCGAAGAGTTCACCGATTTGATTGTCATCAACGAGAACAAAAAACAACCGGAGGGTTTGCTGGTCATTCATTTACCGGAGGGTCCCACGGCGCACTTCAAAATCAGTAACTTCAAATCGTTGAAGGATCTGAAGAAGCGACCATCGAACATTACCAGCCATCGTCCGGAAGTGATTTTAACCAACTTCAGTACCCGGTTGGGTTTGACCATTGGCCGGATGCTGGGTGCGCTGTTTCACTACGAGCCGGAATTCAAGGGACGCCGTGTGGCCACCTTCCACAACCAGCGGGACTACATCTTTTTTCGGCACCATCTGTACGAATTCGACAAGAATGGGAAGCGGGTCAAGCTGCGAGAGTTGGGGCCGAGATTCACGTTGAAGTTGCGATCCCTACAGCAAGGACTGTTCGACAGCAAGTGTGGCGATTACGAGTGGATGATTACCAACAAGCGGCACCAGATGGAGAGCAGAAGACGGTTCTTCCTGTAG